The proteins below come from a single Salinilacihabitans rarus genomic window:
- the citE gene encoding L-malyl-CoA/beta-methylmalyl-CoA lyase → MSDLRLCRTFQTAPAAVPKDDTAKYLRSGLDAEGFGAPDWLVPDMEDGTAPDMKDEGLENTIDLVPEYDFPGEIWPRVEWSYEDESFRGRGREQIDRLVAEIGDEMDGVVVPKVGRLADVERAAAAVAEAEREHGHPDGSIGLSIIVETGRARSDLREIARWGADSRLTALVFGPVDYAAELGARDLGDGRPRWDGLLERLSNEASAAGLLAIGGPFDDLFTERAGLTYYNADGYADQVEHEAHLGLDGSWSLYPKQTIQANTIHMPTAAELERDVSKIERFNEAKREGTGAVTLDGQMVDEATFKVFRNSVLQVRTIHERRPEQTEDRYDADLLERALDLDLSYR, encoded by the coding sequence ATGAGCGACCTGAGACTCTGTCGAACCTTCCAGACCGCACCGGCCGCCGTCCCCAAAGACGACACGGCGAAGTACCTCCGCTCCGGCCTCGACGCCGAGGGGTTCGGCGCCCCCGACTGGCTCGTCCCGGACATGGAAGACGGGACCGCCCCGGACATGAAAGACGAGGGCCTGGAGAACACGATCGACCTCGTCCCCGAGTACGACTTCCCCGGCGAGATCTGGCCCCGCGTCGAGTGGAGCTACGAGGACGAGTCGTTTCGCGGGCGCGGGCGCGAGCAGATCGACCGACTCGTCGCGGAGATCGGCGACGAAATGGACGGCGTCGTCGTCCCGAAGGTGGGCCGACTCGCCGACGTCGAGCGCGCGGCGGCCGCCGTCGCCGAGGCCGAACGCGAGCACGGCCACCCCGACGGCTCGATCGGGCTGTCGATCATCGTCGAGACGGGGCGGGCGCGCTCGGACCTCCGGGAGATCGCCCGCTGGGGCGCCGACTCCAGACTCACCGCGCTCGTCTTCGGCCCCGTCGACTACGCGGCCGAACTCGGCGCCCGGGACCTCGGCGACGGCCGCCCGCGCTGGGACGGTCTGCTGGAACGGCTCTCGAACGAGGCAAGCGCCGCCGGCCTGCTCGCCATCGGCGGCCCGTTCGACGACCTGTTTACCGAACGCGCCGGCCTGACCTACTACAACGCCGACGGCTACGCCGATCAGGTCGAGCACGAGGCCCACCTCGGCCTCGACGGCTCCTGGTCGCTCTATCCCAAGCAGACGATCCAGGCCAACACCATCCACATGCCGACGGCGGCGGAACTCGAACGGGACGTCAGCAAGATCGAACGGTTCAACGAGGCCAAACGCGAGGGGACCGGCGCGGTCACCCTCGACGGCCAGATGGTCGACGAGGCTACGTTCAAGGTGTTCCGCAACTCGGTCCTGCAGGTCAGGACGATCCACGAGCGGCGGCCGGAACAGACCGAGGACCGCTACGACGCGGACCTGCTCGAACGCGCGCTGGACCTCGACCTCTCGTACCGGTAG
- the mch gene encoding 2-methylfumaryl-CoA hydratase — protein sequence MTDWTDPETFARALERAETREKGNCFEDFAEGQVIEHDPGLTLTKHGNEAWMSQTLNHDPAYWRRDAAEARDFAAPPIHPDYLTAATLGVTVEDLSEKGGYFLGRTDVRFPTDAVYPGTELRVESEVVTKKASSSRPNYGIVTWRTRGTNAETGEVLCSYERTNMIPRRTPLETDGGERSDGGTAEDAADEADLPAEFVVPEGGYFEDFAAALDAAEGRDAAVAYRHERGRTQDDVTVASLPLATLNTAKQHHNVDAMADSPSGDIVTYGDVTRSTALGHARSDERTYREVGFDDERFHTFVTPGDTVYAFTRVLDAEETGDVAGTVRFEHVAFNQRDEPVYSGTRAAKICKRDD from the coding sequence GTGACTGACTGGACCGACCCGGAGACGTTCGCGCGGGCGCTCGAACGGGCCGAGACGCGGGAGAAGGGCAACTGCTTCGAGGACTTCGCGGAGGGGCAGGTGATCGAACACGACCCCGGCCTCACCCTCACGAAACACGGCAACGAGGCGTGGATGAGCCAGACGCTCAACCACGATCCCGCCTACTGGCGCCGGGACGCGGCCGAGGCCCGGGACTTCGCGGCGCCGCCGATCCACCCCGACTACCTGACCGCCGCCACCCTCGGCGTCACCGTCGAGGACTTAAGCGAGAAGGGGGGCTACTTCCTCGGTCGGACCGACGTCCGGTTCCCGACCGACGCCGTCTACCCGGGGACCGAACTGCGCGTCGAGAGCGAGGTCGTGACGAAGAAGGCCTCGAGTTCGCGCCCGAACTACGGCATCGTCACGTGGCGCACCCGCGGGACGAACGCCGAGACGGGCGAGGTCCTCTGTTCGTACGAGCGGACGAACATGATCCCGCGGCGAACGCCCCTCGAAACGGACGGGGGCGAGCGATCCGACGGCGGGACGGCGGAGGACGCGGCGGACGAAGCCGACCTCCCCGCGGAGTTCGTCGTCCCCGAGGGCGGCTACTTCGAGGACTTCGCCGCGGCGCTCGACGCGGCCGAGGGGCGGGACGCGGCCGTCGCCTACCGCCACGAGCGCGGGCGGACCCAGGACGACGTCACCGTCGCCTCCCTCCCGCTCGCGACGCTGAACACGGCCAAACAGCACCACAACGTCGACGCGATGGCCGACTCGCCGTCGGGCGACATCGTCACCTACGGCGACGTCACTCGCTCGACCGCGCTGGGTCACGCCCGCTCGGACGAGCGGACCTACCGCGAGGTCGGCTTCGACGACGAGCGGTTCCACACCTTCGTCACCCCCGGTGACACCGTCTACGCGTTCACGCGCGTCCTCGACGCCGAGGAGACCGGCGACGTCGCCGGGACCGTCCGCTTCGAACACGTCGCGTTCAACCAGCGCGACGAACCCGTCTACTCGGGTACCCGGGCGGCGAAGATCTGCAAGCGAGACGACTAG
- a CDS encoding methylaspartate ammonia-lyase: MRIESVHATPGVSGFYFDDQRAIKRGASQDGFAYEGDPVTEGFDAIRQAGEALLVEVELADGTVVRGDCAAVQYSGAGGRDPLFKAEEYAPVVEGPVADAVTGREAEEFLANAELLEELTVDGDRLHTAIRYGVSQALLAAAARARRTTMTDVVADELGTEPAAEPVPVFGQTGDDRYVNAEKMFVKGVPVLPHGLINAEEKIGSDGEALLEYVEWLVYRSRELGPEGYEPRLHVDVYGMIGELFGAPYDRDEVVDYFAALEDAAGDLPLQIEGPMDVGDREDQIDAMCDLRAGLADAGVDVDVVADEWCNTFEDVRAFVDAGAADVVQVKTPDLGSVHRSAQAVRYCEGTDTRAYLGGTCNETELSARACAHVALATDAAQVLAKPGMGFDEGFMIVENEMRRTVARRERDRSRAAEEVTAGD; encoded by the coding sequence ATGCGGATTGAGAGCGTCCACGCGACGCCCGGCGTCTCGGGCTTTTACTTCGACGACCAGCGGGCGATCAAACGGGGCGCGAGTCAGGACGGCTTCGCCTACGAGGGCGACCCCGTCACCGAGGGCTTCGACGCGATCCGGCAGGCCGGCGAGGCCCTGCTCGTCGAGGTCGAACTCGCGGACGGCACCGTCGTCCGCGGCGACTGCGCCGCGGTCCAGTACTCCGGGGCCGGCGGGCGCGACCCGCTGTTCAAAGCCGAGGAGTACGCCCCCGTCGTCGAGGGCCCGGTCGCCGACGCGGTGACGGGCCGCGAGGCGGAGGAGTTCCTCGCGAACGCCGAACTGCTCGAAGAACTGACCGTCGACGGCGACCGGCTTCACACGGCGATCCGCTACGGCGTCTCGCAGGCGCTGCTCGCCGCGGCCGCGCGGGCGCGACGGACGACGATGACGGACGTCGTCGCCGACGAACTCGGGACCGAGCCCGCGGCCGAACCCGTCCCGGTGTTCGGTCAGACCGGCGACGACCGCTACGTCAACGCCGAGAAGATGTTCGTCAAGGGCGTCCCCGTCCTGCCCCACGGGCTGATCAACGCCGAGGAGAAGATCGGTTCCGACGGCGAGGCGCTGCTCGAGTACGTCGAGTGGCTCGTCTACCGCTCGCGCGAACTCGGCCCCGAGGGGTACGAGCCCCGCCTGCACGTCGACGTCTACGGGATGATCGGCGAGCTATTCGGGGCGCCGTACGACCGCGACGAGGTGGTCGACTACTTCGCCGCCCTCGAAGACGCGGCGGGTGACCTCCCGCTCCAGATCGAGGGGCCGATGGACGTCGGCGACCGCGAGGACCAGATCGACGCGATGTGCGACCTCCGGGCGGGGCTCGCCGACGCCGGCGTCGACGTCGACGTCGTCGCCGACGAGTGGTGTAACACCTTCGAGGACGTCCGGGCGTTCGTCGACGCGGGCGCCGCGGACGTGGTGCAGGTGAAGACCCCCGACCTCGGGAGCGTCCACCGCAGCGCGCAGGCGGTTCGCTACTGCGAGGGGACCGACACCCGCGCGTACCTCGGCGGCACCTGCAACGAGACGGAACTCTCCGCGCGCGCCTGCGCGCACGTCGCGCTCGCGACCGACGCCGCGCAGGTGCTCGCCAAGCCGGGGATGGGCTTCGACGAGGGGTTCATGATCGTCGAAAACGAGATGCGACGGACCGTCGCGCGGCGCGAGCGCGACCGTTCGCGGGCGGCCGAGGAGGTGACCGCCGGTGACTGA
- a CDS encoding methylaspartate mutase subunit E: protein MIRDERLPSDELRRIDDEIRADWPTGGAVDFEEAIRYHESLPAEKRFAEVLESADTPLLQPRAGVPRLDDQIELLEYLRAEGEADLLPTTIDSYTRDNEYGKAQSGLEEARETGEDTLNGFPAVNHGVDGCRELIEAIDAPIEVRHGTPDARLLAAITFAGGFQSFEGGPISYNIPYTKEHGLAQTIEHWQFVDRLAGAYTERGVRINREPFGPLTGTLVPPSIAIAIGIVEGQLAATQGVRSITLGYGQVGNVVQDVAALRALRKLANEYLPDEVRVTTVFHEWMGGFPPDEARANGVISLGGMTAAIARPDKVITKSPQEFQGVPTKEANAAGLRTTRQIIDMAIEQDIDIDGIDEEQALIERETRCLMDAILRHGDGDVARGTVEAFESGALDVPFAPSDSAQGAVLPARDDDGRVRIFEWADLEMDDEIKEIHRARLSRRAETEDREQSFRMVADDVDAISDGKLIGRPRGTGGVGNAD from the coding sequence ATGATACGCGACGAACGACTTCCTTCCGACGAGCTACGGCGCATCGACGACGAGATACGGGCCGACTGGCCGACGGGTGGGGCCGTCGACTTCGAGGAGGCGATCCGCTACCACGAGTCGCTCCCCGCGGAGAAGCGGTTCGCCGAGGTGCTCGAATCCGCCGACACGCCGCTGTTACAGCCGCGAGCGGGCGTTCCGCGGCTCGACGACCAGATCGAGTTACTCGAGTACCTCCGCGCGGAGGGCGAGGCCGACCTCCTCCCGACGACCATCGACTCGTACACGCGCGACAACGAGTACGGGAAGGCCCAGTCGGGTCTCGAAGAGGCCCGCGAGACGGGCGAGGACACCCTGAACGGCTTCCCGGCCGTCAACCACGGCGTCGACGGCTGCCGGGAACTGATCGAGGCGATCGACGCCCCGATCGAGGTTCGCCACGGCACGCCCGACGCCCGTCTGCTCGCGGCGATCACGTTCGCGGGCGGCTTCCAGAGCTTCGAGGGCGGGCCGATCTCCTACAACATTCCGTACACGAAAGAACACGGTCTCGCCCAGACGATCGAACACTGGCAGTTCGTCGATCGGCTGGCCGGCGCGTACACCGAGCGCGGCGTCCGGATCAACCGCGAGCCGTTTGGCCCCCTCACGGGGACGCTCGTTCCGCCCTCGATCGCCATCGCGATCGGCATCGTCGAGGGCCAACTCGCGGCCACCCAGGGCGTTCGCTCGATCACCCTCGGCTACGGTCAGGTCGGCAACGTCGTCCAGGACGTCGCCGCCCTGCGCGCGCTGCGGAAACTCGCGAACGAGTACCTGCCCGACGAGGTCCGCGTGACGACCGTCTTCCACGAGTGGATGGGCGGGTTCCCGCCGGACGAGGCCCGCGCCAACGGCGTCATCAGCCTCGGCGGGATGACCGCGGCGATCGCCCGGCCGGACAAGGTCATCACGAAGTCCCCCCAGGAGTTCCAGGGAGTGCCGACCAAGGAGGCCAACGCGGCCGGGTTGCGGACGACGAGACAGATCATCGACATGGCGATCGAACAGGACATCGACATCGACGGCATCGACGAGGAGCAGGCGTTGATCGAACGCGAGACCCGCTGTCTGATGGACGCGATCCTGAGACACGGCGACGGCGACGTCGCGCGGGGCACCGTCGAGGCCTTCGAGTCCGGCGCGCTCGACGTGCCGTTCGCGCCGAGCGACAGCGCGCAGGGCGCGGTGCTCCCGGCCAGAGACGACGACGGCCGGGTCCGCATCTTCGAGTGGGCCGACCTCGAGATGGACGACGAGATCAAGGAGATCCACCGGGCCCGCCTCTCCCGGCGGGCCGAGACCGAAGACCGGGAGCAGTCGTTCCGGATGGTCGCCGACGACGTCGACGCGATCAGCGACGGGAAACTGATCGGCCGCCCCCGCGGGACCGGAGGTGTCGGCAATGCGGATTGA